The Pseudarthrobacter sulfonivorans genome includes a window with the following:
- a CDS encoding adenylate/guanylate cyclase domain-containing protein, producing MNDEDQRDEADLPTPAVPETAHPATGTLSPERVAAKALETRLLGGERKLRRREVAAGAGLSLLSARKLWRALGFPNFGDEDVAFTERDQAALSTVVDLVRTGVLTEEAAISVTRSIGQMTDRMVVWQIEALVEDMVHEQGVTDAVARKRLVKELPSLLDALEEMLVYSWRRQLNAGVQRLAVRAEAGLQASEEGRDGDEDDAPLPLARAVGFADLVSYTSLSRRMNEKTLARLVQRFENKCAEIISVGGGRLVKTVGDEVLYIAETPAAGAEISLALAQAFTEDEILPEARVAMVWGRILSRLGDIYGPTVNLAARLTTLADPGTVLIDSMTASALDQDKRFILVPQPAENVRGFGEIHPVLLARGQGKGLVLD from the coding sequence ATGAACGATGAGGACCAGCGGGACGAAGCGGACCTGCCGACTCCCGCCGTGCCCGAAACTGCCCACCCGGCAACAGGCACACTCTCTCCCGAACGAGTGGCTGCCAAGGCTCTAGAGACCCGGCTGTTGGGCGGCGAACGGAAGCTGCGGCGCCGTGAGGTGGCTGCCGGCGCAGGGCTGTCCCTCCTTTCGGCCCGGAAGCTGTGGCGTGCCCTCGGCTTCCCGAACTTCGGCGACGAAGACGTCGCCTTCACCGAACGGGATCAGGCTGCGCTGTCCACCGTGGTTGACCTGGTCCGCACCGGGGTGCTGACCGAGGAAGCCGCCATCTCCGTGACCCGGTCCATCGGGCAGATGACCGACCGCATGGTGGTCTGGCAGATCGAGGCCCTGGTGGAGGACATGGTCCACGAGCAGGGCGTCACGGACGCTGTGGCCCGCAAGCGCCTGGTGAAGGAACTTCCCTCCCTGCTGGATGCACTAGAGGAGATGCTGGTCTATTCGTGGCGGCGGCAACTCAATGCCGGCGTGCAACGCCTGGCCGTGCGCGCCGAAGCCGGCCTGCAGGCCAGCGAAGAAGGCCGCGACGGCGATGAAGACGACGCCCCGCTGCCGCTGGCCCGCGCCGTCGGCTTTGCTGACCTGGTTTCCTATACGAGCCTCTCCCGCCGGATGAATGAAAAGACCCTCGCCCGGCTGGTCCAGCGCTTTGAGAACAAATGCGCCGAGATCATTTCCGTTGGCGGCGGGCGCCTGGTCAAGACCGTAGGCGACGAAGTCCTGTACATTGCGGAAACGCCGGCTGCCGGGGCCGAGATCTCACTGGCCCTGGCACAGGCTTTCACTGAGGACGAGATCCTGCCCGAAGCGCGGGTGGCGATGGTCTGGGGCCGGATACTGTCCCGGCTGGGGGACATCTACGGCCCTACGGTCAACCTCGCCGCCCGGCTCACCACGTTGGCGGATCCGGGAACCGTCCTGATCGACTCCATGACTGCTTCCGCGCTGGACCAGGACA
- a CDS encoding PH domain-containing protein, with protein MRKGLVPGEQVITITRPQPRKLAGPAAAFIAAPAAAAFASAWTVRGEATRLVPVASADWTPWIVLACVLAAAWIWLAYCLPRLLRWQATRYILTSRRIVARYGMMRRRDEQVNLASIRNVTVHQSVLQRILRSGNISLETGYQGVVNIQDVPEAVRFRDFVLDAIDELPVGGDPGTDEISDYTDEALPWELREGGDDER; from the coding sequence ATGCGTAAAGGCCTCGTGCCGGGCGAGCAGGTCATTACGATCACCCGCCCGCAGCCGAGGAAGCTGGCCGGCCCGGCCGCAGCCTTCATTGCGGCACCGGCCGCTGCAGCTTTTGCCAGTGCCTGGACCGTGCGGGGTGAGGCTACCCGGCTGGTGCCGGTGGCTTCCGCTGACTGGACACCGTGGATCGTCCTGGCATGCGTCCTGGCCGCTGCGTGGATATGGTTGGCATATTGCCTGCCTCGGCTGCTGCGGTGGCAGGCAACCCGGTACATCCTCACGAGCAGGCGGATTGTTGCCCGCTACGGCATGATGCGGCGCCGGGACGAGCAGGTCAACCTCGCGTCGATCCGCAACGTGACGGTCCACCAGTCGGTGCTGCAGCGCATATTGCGCTCCGGGAATATATCCTTGGAAACCGGGTACCAAGGTGTGGTGAACATCCAGGACGTCCCGGAAGCAGTGCGGTTCCGGGACTTCGTGCTGGATGCGATTGACGAACTGCCTGTGGGCGGGGACCCGGGGACTGATGAGATATCGGATTACACAGACGAAGCGTTGCCGTGGGAGTTGAGAGAAGGTGGAGACGATGAACGATGA
- a CDS encoding biotin--[acetyl-CoA-carboxylase] ligase, giving the protein MDDSHTPGNPLDRGALADQDFLAATGIAKVVVVDSTGSTNADLLRSVTVEPKEWPDLSVLTAEYQTAARGRLDRRWEAPPLSSVSVSLVLRPANAEGRPLPTHTYSWLSLLGALALRETLLETAGLPAELKWPNDVLVRGRKIAGILAQLGPMGDGSVPPVILGTGLNVTLTASELPVPTATSVALEEPLTVDRTVLLKSYLAHFAVLYRGFCNADGDPTAGIAGGPSLHKRVESAMVTLGKQVRAQLPGDHEIIGHASRLDEYGSLLVVDKDRREHVVTAGDVVHLRPWTPPGQGAESGYA; this is encoded by the coding sequence ATGGATGACTCACACACCCCAGGAAATCCGTTGGATCGTGGAGCCTTGGCGGACCAGGATTTCCTGGCGGCCACAGGCATCGCCAAGGTGGTGGTGGTGGACTCCACCGGTTCCACCAACGCGGACCTCCTGCGCTCGGTGACGGTTGAGCCAAAGGAGTGGCCGGACCTGTCGGTGCTGACGGCCGAGTACCAGACCGCTGCCCGCGGACGCCTGGACCGGCGGTGGGAAGCGCCGCCGCTGAGCTCGGTGTCGGTGTCCCTGGTCCTGCGGCCCGCCAATGCCGAGGGCAGGCCCCTGCCCACGCACACGTATTCGTGGCTGTCACTGCTGGGCGCGCTGGCGCTGCGGGAGACGCTTCTTGAGACCGCGGGCCTTCCGGCCGAGCTCAAGTGGCCCAATGACGTCCTGGTCCGTGGCCGCAAGATCGCCGGGATCCTGGCCCAGCTGGGGCCCATGGGGGACGGTTCTGTTCCTCCGGTCATTTTGGGGACCGGCCTGAACGTGACGTTGACCGCGTCGGAACTCCCGGTGCCCACAGCGACGTCGGTTGCCCTGGAAGAACCGCTGACCGTTGATCGGACCGTGCTGCTCAAGAGCTACCTCGCCCATTTCGCCGTGCTCTACCGCGGCTTCTGCAATGCCGACGGCGACCCCACCGCCGGGATTGCCGGTGGCCCTTCGCTTCACAAACGGGTGGAGTCCGCCATGGTGACGCTGGGCAAGCAGGTGCGCGCGCAGCTGCCCGGTGACCACGAGATCATCGGGCACGCTTCGAGGCTGGACGAGTACGGCTCACTGCTGGTGGTGGACAAGGACCGCCGCGAGCATGTGGTCACCGCCGGCGATGTTGTCCACCTGCGCCCGTGGACCCCGCCGGGCCAGGGCGCTGAAAGCGGCTATGCGTAA
- a CDS encoding SDR family oxidoreductase produces MTSSNDARSTAATPYQASGSLRGRTILMSGGSRGIGLAIATRAAQDGANIVLMAKTGQPHAKLAGTVFSAAEQVEAAGGNALAIVGDVRSDEDVAGAVAAAVERFGGIDIVLNNASAIDLSTTDDVDMKRYDLMQDINVRGTFLLSKLSLPALRKSAHAHILTLSPPLNLDPHWAGRHLAYTMAKYGMSLTTLGLAEELKADGINVNSLWPCTLIDTAAIRNMPGGQEIVQAARGPQIMADAAHAVLTGSNLAGPGAPSGNFYTDEQVLRAAGVTDFRPYSLGAAEDRLVPDIFL; encoded by the coding sequence ATGACTTCCAGCAACGACGCAAGGTCCACTGCCGCAACGCCGTACCAGGCCTCCGGGTCCCTTCGCGGCCGCACCATTCTGATGTCCGGCGGCAGCCGCGGCATCGGGCTGGCCATTGCCACCCGGGCCGCACAGGACGGTGCCAATATTGTCCTCATGGCCAAGACCGGCCAGCCCCACGCCAAGCTGGCAGGCACCGTCTTCAGCGCCGCCGAGCAGGTGGAGGCTGCCGGGGGCAACGCCCTGGCAATCGTCGGTGATGTGCGCAGCGACGAAGACGTCGCAGGAGCCGTGGCGGCCGCCGTCGAACGCTTCGGCGGGATCGACATCGTGCTCAACAATGCGTCCGCGATCGATCTCTCCACCACCGACGACGTGGACATGAAACGCTACGACCTGATGCAGGACATCAACGTCCGCGGCACGTTCCTGCTGTCCAAGCTGTCACTGCCCGCCCTGCGCAAATCGGCCCACGCACACATCCTGACGCTGTCGCCGCCCCTGAACCTTGACCCCCACTGGGCAGGCAGGCACCTGGCCTACACCATGGCCAAATACGGGATGAGCCTCACCACCCTGGGCCTTGCCGAAGAACTCAAGGCCGACGGCATCAACGTCAACTCGCTCTGGCCGTGCACCCTCATCGATACCGCGGCCATCCGGAACATGCCCGGCGGCCAGGAGATCGTCCAGGCCGCGCGCGGACCACAGATCATGGCCGACGCAGCCCACGCCGTCCTGACCGGCAGCAACCTGGCCGGCCCCGGTGCACCCAGCGGCAACTTCTATACGGACGAACAGGTGCTCCGCGCGGCGGGTGTCACCGACTTCCGTCCGTACAGCCTCGGGGCCGCGGAGGATCGCCTGGTTCCGGACATATTCCTCTGA
- a CDS encoding acyl-CoA carboxylase subunit beta, giving the protein MSHDLTTTAGKIADFRDRQARAEQPSGPEAIEKQHARGKNTARERVDLLLDEGSFVELDALAVHRSTAFGMEKKKPLGDGLVSGYGTVDGRPVAVYSQDFSVYGGSLSQVNGEKIVKVQEFALRNGCPVVGILDGGGARIQEGVASLAMFADIFRNNVHASGVVPQISLIMGPSAGGAAYSPALTDYVVMVDKTSHMFITGPDVIKTVTGEDVDMETLGGARQHNANTGTSTYLASDEADAIEFVRELLDFLPSNNLSEAPVLEHQQELEINDDDLALDTLVPDSANQPYDMRTVIEQIVDDAHFLEMQSLYAPNVMIGYGRVEGHTVGIVANQPLQFAGTLDIAASEKAARFVRNCDAFNIPIITLVDVPGFLPGKDQEFQGIIRRGAKLLYAYAEATVPKLTVITRKAYGGAYIVMGSKKLGADLNLAWPTAQIGVMGAQGAVNILYRRDLAAVAEAGGDVEARRADVIRQYEEELLNPYQAAQLGYVDAVIAPSDTRGQIIKGLRALRDKRASLPTKKHGNIPL; this is encoded by the coding sequence ATGAGCCACGATCTGACAACGACAGCGGGAAAGATCGCCGATTTCCGCGACCGCCAGGCCCGTGCAGAACAACCCTCCGGCCCCGAAGCCATCGAAAAGCAGCACGCCCGCGGCAAGAACACCGCCCGCGAGCGCGTGGACCTCCTGCTGGACGAAGGCTCGTTTGTGGAGCTTGACGCGCTGGCCGTGCACCGCTCCACCGCCTTCGGCATGGAAAAGAAGAAGCCGCTCGGCGACGGGCTGGTCTCCGGCTACGGGACCGTGGACGGGCGTCCCGTTGCCGTCTACAGCCAGGACTTCTCGGTCTACGGCGGATCGTTGAGCCAGGTCAACGGCGAGAAGATCGTCAAGGTCCAGGAATTCGCCCTGCGCAACGGCTGCCCTGTAGTGGGCATCCTCGACGGCGGCGGTGCCCGCATCCAGGAAGGCGTGGCCTCCCTGGCCATGTTTGCCGACATCTTCCGCAATAACGTCCACGCTTCCGGCGTCGTCCCGCAGATCTCGCTCATCATGGGACCGTCCGCCGGCGGCGCGGCCTACTCCCCCGCCCTCACGGACTACGTGGTGATGGTGGACAAAACCTCGCACATGTTCATCACGGGACCAGACGTCATCAAGACCGTCACGGGCGAAGACGTGGACATGGAAACCCTCGGCGGCGCCCGCCAGCACAATGCCAACACAGGCACCTCCACGTACCTGGCCTCCGACGAAGCCGACGCCATCGAGTTCGTCCGCGAGCTGCTGGACTTCCTGCCGTCCAACAACCTCTCCGAGGCCCCGGTGCTGGAGCACCAGCAGGAGCTGGAGATCAACGACGACGACCTCGCCCTGGACACGCTCGTCCCCGACTCGGCCAACCAGCCGTACGACATGCGCACAGTCATCGAGCAGATCGTTGACGACGCACATTTCCTGGAGATGCAGTCCCTCTACGCCCCCAACGTGATGATCGGCTACGGCCGGGTTGAGGGACACACCGTGGGCATCGTGGCCAACCAGCCGCTGCAGTTCGCCGGCACGCTGGACATTGCAGCCTCGGAGAAGGCCGCCCGCTTCGTCCGGAACTGCGACGCCTTCAACATCCCCATCATCACCCTGGTGGATGTCCCCGGCTTCCTGCCCGGCAAGGACCAGGAGTTCCAGGGCATCATCCGCCGCGGCGCCAAGCTGCTGTACGCCTACGCCGAAGCCACCGTCCCCAAGCTGACGGTCATCACCCGCAAGGCCTACGGCGGCGCGTACATCGTGATGGGCTCCAAGAAACTCGGCGCGGACCTGAACCTTGCGTGGCCCACTGCGCAGATCGGCGTGATGGGCGCCCAGGGCGCCGTCAACATCCTGTACCGCCGCGACCTGGCCGCAGTTGCCGAGGCCGGCGGGGACGTTGAGGCCCGGCGCGCCGACGTTATCCGCCAGTACGAAGAAGAGTTGCTGAACCCCTACCAGGCCGCCCAGCTGGGCTACGTGGACGCGGTCATTGCACCTTCCGATACCCGGGGCCAGATCATCAAGGGCCTCCGCGCCCTCCGCGACAAGCGGGCGAGCCTGCCCACCAAGAAGCACGGGAACATCCCGCTGTGA